The following are encoded together in the Vigna unguiculata cultivar IT97K-499-35 chromosome 2, ASM411807v1, whole genome shotgun sequence genome:
- the LOC114174078 gene encoding remorin 1.4-like gives MGEEVSNKTQPELLHHHPLLVDSVPPLQEKESDKNDPPNQNLDSPSPLLQKVEDHAAEKDSEDSVSKDAMLARVLTEKRLALIKAWEESEKTKAENRAYKKHSAVELWEDSKKTSIEAELKKIEENLERKKAEYVEKMKNKVAEIHRLAEEKRACVDAQKSEEFLEVEETAAKFRSRGVTPRKFFSCFSP, from the exons ATGGGAGAAGAGGTCTCAAACAAAACCCAACCAGAGTTGTTGCACCATCACCCTCTTCTTGTCGACTCTGTTCCTCCTCTTCAGGAAAAAGAATCAGATAAAAATGACCCTCCAAACCAGAACCTCGATTCTCCTTCTCCACTTCTTCAAA AGGTTGAAGATCATGCTGCTGAAAAGGATTCTGAGGATTCAGTTAGCAAAG ATGCTATGCTTGCAAGAGTTTTAACAGAGAAAAGATTGGCTTTAATCAAAGCATGGGAGGAAAGTGAAAAGACAAAAGCAGAGAACAG GGCATACAAGAAGCACTCTGCTGTTGAGTTGTGGGAGGATAGCAAGAAAACATCAATAGAGGCAGAACTCAAGAAAATTGAG gAAAACTTGGAAAGGAAGAAGGCTGAGTATGTTGAAAAGATGAAGAATAAAGTTGCTGAAATTCACCGGTTAGCGGAAGAGAAAAGGGCATGTGTGGATGCTCAGAAGAGTGAAGAATTTCTGGAAGTAGAGGAGACAGCTGCAAAGTTTCGTAGCCGTGGAGTTACACCAAGGAAATTCTTTTCATGCTTTAGCCCCTAA